One genomic segment of Trichococcus shcherbakoviae includes these proteins:
- the nagA gene encoding N-acetylglucosamine-6-phosphate deacetylase yields the protein MKKVIIHAEVYTGETVIADGFVRFGKEISTVGKMSEYVPESGEEVIDASESRLVPGFIDIHSHGGYGVDNMDGDAEGIDRMIAAMHREGITSYFPTTMTQSSENIEKALTGIRKAAEKNPVIQGIHLEGPFISAVFKGAQPEEHIKLPDAALMRKWQDLSGGLIRLVTYAPETSDATDFEKYCLDSRIVLSVGHSNAVRSQLQQSEATHITHLFNAQRGLHHREPGVTGHAFLEENIYVEMIVDGLHINPEMVKIAFKQKGADRIELITDAMRAKGMGDGISELGGQKVIVKEGQARLESGNLAGSVLEFQEAFKNIIAFTGCSILDAVKMSSVNQAREFGLVRKGGIAPGKDADMVLLSETFAVERTISYGQTVYKKNGK from the coding sequence ATGAAAAAAGTAATCATCCATGCAGAAGTGTATACGGGAGAAACGGTCATCGCCGATGGGTTTGTCCGGTTTGGAAAAGAAATCAGCACAGTCGGTAAGATGTCGGAATACGTTCCTGAATCAGGCGAGGAAGTGATCGACGCATCTGAGAGCAGGCTGGTGCCCGGCTTCATTGATATCCACAGCCATGGCGGCTATGGTGTGGACAACATGGACGGCGATGCGGAGGGCATCGATCGGATGATTGCGGCGATGCACCGGGAAGGAATCACCAGTTATTTTCCGACGACGATGACGCAATCTTCTGAAAATATCGAAAAGGCGTTGACCGGCATCCGCAAGGCCGCGGAAAAAAATCCGGTCATCCAAGGCATCCACCTCGAAGGGCCATTCATTTCCGCAGTATTTAAGGGAGCGCAACCGGAAGAACACATCAAACTGCCGGATGCTGCCCTAATGCGCAAGTGGCAGGACTTGAGCGGAGGCTTGATCCGGTTGGTCACTTATGCGCCGGAGACGAGTGATGCGACTGACTTCGAAAAGTATTGCCTAGATAGCCGCATCGTGCTTTCGGTAGGGCATTCAAATGCGGTTCGAAGCCAATTGCAACAATCCGAAGCAACACACATCACCCATCTCTTTAATGCGCAAAGGGGACTTCATCACCGTGAGCCGGGTGTAACCGGACATGCGTTCCTGGAGGAGAATATCTACGTGGAAATGATTGTCGATGGCCTGCATATCAATCCGGAAATGGTGAAGATCGCCTTCAAACAAAAAGGCGCAGACCGTATCGAATTGATTACCGATGCTATGCGTGCCAAAGGGATGGGCGATGGCATCAGTGAATTGGGCGGACAGAAAGTCATCGTCAAAGAAGGACAAGCCCGTCTGGAAAGCGGAAATCTGGCAGGAAGTGTGCTGGAATTCCAGGAGGCTTTCAAGAACATCATCGCCTTCACCGGCTGCAGCATCTTGGATGCGGTGAAGATGAGTTCGGTCAATCAGGCCCGCGAATTCGGTCTGGTGCGAAAAGGGGGCATCGCTCCGGGGAAAGATGCCGATATGGTGCTGCTTTCGGAGACTTTTGCGGTTGAGCGGACAATCAGTTATGGACAGACAGTATACAAGAAAAACGGAAAGTAG
- the nagB gene encoding glucosamine-6-phosphate deaminase yields MEIIIKANPEEASRCAFEKIREEMSNGAKVLGLATGSTPVRLYRIMRESELDFSGMTSINLDEYMGLSEDSPHSYHHFMHEHLFDAKPFKKNYLLDGMADEMEECAQFEEIIAANPIDVQILGIGTNGHIGFNEPGTSFDSRTQKVALWQSTIDSNKRYFADEKDVPRFAYSMGIQSILSSRQIILMAFGKEKAAAVKAALEGPVTEELPASILQTHKHVTVILDEAAAQMLTKK; encoded by the coding sequence ATGGAAATAATCATTAAAGCGAACCCTGAAGAGGCCAGCCGCTGTGCATTCGAAAAAATCAGGGAAGAAATGAGTAACGGGGCAAAAGTATTGGGGTTAGCCACAGGCAGCACGCCGGTCAGGCTGTACCGGATCATGCGGGAAAGCGAGCTTGATTTCTCGGGGATGACATCGATCAATCTGGACGAATACATGGGGTTGTCCGAGGACAGTCCGCACAGCTACCATCATTTTATGCATGAGCACTTGTTCGATGCAAAACCATTCAAGAAAAACTATCTGCTGGATGGAATGGCTGATGAAATGGAAGAGTGCGCGCAATTCGAAGAAATCATCGCCGCGAATCCGATCGATGTGCAGATCCTCGGCATCGGCACAAACGGACACATTGGTTTCAATGAGCCGGGCACATCCTTTGATTCCCGGACCCAGAAAGTGGCACTATGGCAATCCACGATTGATTCCAACAAACGTTACTTTGCGGATGAAAAGGATGTCCCGCGTTTTGCCTATTCGATGGGGATCCAATCGATCCTCTCGTCAAGACAGATCATCCTGATGGCTTTCGGAAAAGAAAAAGCCGCTGCCGTCAAAGCCGCACTGGAAGGTCCGGTCACGGAAGAGTTGCCGGCGAGTATCCTACAGACCCACAAGCATGTGACCGTGATACTCGATGAAGCAGCGGCACAAATGCTCACGAAAAAATAG
- the dhaL gene encoding dihydroxyacetone kinase subunit DhaL, whose amino-acid sequence MEMLTVETARTWLSLFIEKLEVNEKYLNTLDESIGDGDHGANMLRGAKDLKAKLAEGLQGGLSDLFKMAGMSFIQKTGGAAGLIYGQVFLHMSEAFQEDNDLMDSLTSGLEGIQTFGPTELKEKTLVDVWIPVMEDVRNKRLTLEKINEYVTSTKDFQAKKGRAAYVSEQLNGHIDPGAASCGYFFEAMLEAGVYDE is encoded by the coding sequence ATGGAAATGTTGACTGTCGAGACAGCCAGAACATGGCTGAGCCTGTTCATCGAAAAGTTGGAAGTAAACGAGAAGTATCTGAATACGCTGGATGAATCCATAGGTGACGGCGATCACGGGGCCAATATGCTTCGGGGCGCCAAAGATCTGAAGGCAAAATTAGCGGAAGGGCTTCAGGGAGGGTTGTCAGATCTGTTCAAAATGGCGGGGATGTCTTTCATCCAGAAAACGGGTGGGGCAGCCGGACTCATTTATGGGCAAGTCTTTCTGCATATGTCGGAGGCTTTTCAAGAAGATAACGATCTGATGGACAGCCTGACAAGCGGACTTGAAGGCATCCAAACGTTCGGCCCTACTGAACTGAAGGAAAAGACCTTAGTTGATGTTTGGATTCCGGTCATGGAAGACGTCCGGAATAAGCGCCTGACGTTGGAAAAAATCAATGAATATGTCACAAGCACGAAGGATTTCCAGGCGAAAAAGGGACGCGCAGCCTATGTGTCGGAACAACTGAATGGCCATATCGATCCGGGAGCTGCCTCCTGCGGCTATTTCTTCGAGGCTATGCTGGAAGCGGGGGTGTACGATGAGTGA
- the dhaM gene encoding dihydroxyacetone kinase phosphoryl donor subunit DhaM, translated as MSEQYGILLVSHVTELAEGLARLLKPVAKDITVKAVGGAEDGGIGTSFDKVTAALNEMPEPNILAFYDLGSAKMNLELVSEMTEKNLVICDAAFVEGAYLTAALLQADTPYEKIREQLQELYVK; from the coding sequence ATGAGTGAACAGTACGGCATCTTATTGGTTTCGCATGTTACGGAACTCGCTGAAGGGCTGGCCCGATTGCTGAAGCCTGTAGCAAAGGACATTACCGTGAAAGCAGTCGGCGGAGCGGAAGACGGCGGAATCGGCACTAGTTTTGATAAAGTCACAGCGGCGCTCAATGAAATGCCGGAGCCTAATATATTGGCCTTTTATGATTTGGGCAGCGCCAAGATGAATCTTGAGTTAGTAAGTGAAATGACCGAAAAAAATCTGGTCATTTGCGATGCGGCGTTTGTGGAGGGAGCCTATCTGACAGCGGCTTTGCTGCAGGCGGATACGCCCTATGAAAAAATCCGTGAGCAGTTGCAGGAACTTTACGTAAAATGA
- a CDS encoding oxaloacetate decarboxylase subunit alpha, whose amino-acid sequence MATRMSTADMLPIVEKMDEAGYYALECWGGATYDAAIRFLHEDPWERLRQIRKRAPHAKLQMLLRGQNLIGYRHYADDIVDRFVGKAVENGIDIFRIFDALNDTRNLKASLEAVKKYGAHAQLTICYTISDVHTIPFYTDLAKELTEMGADSICIKDMAGILTPKVAKELIPAIKAVIDVPLNIHTHATSGVSQMTYMAAIEAGADIIDCAISPFAEGTSQPPTESMALVLEELGYSTGLDIAKLEEIADYFKPIRDKYIASGVLDPKMLSVDPKALIYQVPGGMLSNLNSQLKQAKASDKYEAVLREVPRVRADLGFPPLVTPMSQMVGTQAVFNVLTGERYKMVPNEVKDYLHGKYGKTPVPVNDNFRRSIIGDDAVITDRPADHLEPEFARLKAELGDLARTDEDVLTYALFPQVGKAYLQEVYYPTIPEEQAEIKAPSQGETAESVIRIQARYRS is encoded by the coding sequence ATGGCGACACGCATGTCTACGGCCGATATGCTCCCTATCGTGGAGAAAATGGATGAAGCCGGGTATTACGCGCTCGAGTGCTGGGGCGGCGCCACCTATGATGCGGCTATCCGTTTTCTGCATGAAGATCCGTGGGAAAGACTGCGGCAAATCCGCAAGCGCGCTCCCCATGCGAAACTGCAGATGCTTCTTCGGGGACAGAATCTGATCGGGTACCGCCACTATGCGGATGATATCGTGGATCGTTTTGTTGGGAAAGCCGTCGAGAACGGTATCGATATTTTTCGGATTTTTGATGCCTTGAATGACACGAGAAACTTGAAAGCATCCTTGGAAGCTGTCAAAAAATATGGCGCCCATGCACAACTGACAATCTGTTATACCATCAGCGATGTCCACACCATCCCATTTTACACCGACTTGGCCAAGGAACTTACTGAAATGGGTGCGGACTCGATCTGCATCAAGGACATGGCCGGCATATTGACGCCGAAAGTAGCCAAAGAGCTGATTCCGGCCATCAAAGCCGTTATCGATGTGCCTTTAAACATCCACACACATGCCACGAGCGGCGTTTCGCAGATGACCTATATGGCCGCCATCGAAGCGGGTGCGGACATCATCGACTGCGCTATTTCGCCTTTTGCGGAAGGAACAAGCCAACCACCTACAGAATCGATGGCGCTGGTGTTAGAGGAACTCGGATACAGCACAGGGCTGGACATCGCCAAATTGGAAGAAATCGCAGATTATTTCAAACCGATTCGCGACAAGTACATCGCTTCGGGTGTGCTGGACCCAAAGATGCTGTCAGTCGATCCCAAAGCGCTCATCTATCAAGTGCCGGGTGGGATGCTGTCGAATTTGAATTCGCAACTCAAGCAGGCAAAGGCCAGCGATAAATATGAGGCCGTGCTGCGGGAGGTTCCCCGTGTCAGAGCGGACTTAGGTTTTCCGCCATTGGTCACCCCAATGAGCCAAATGGTCGGGACACAGGCCGTTTTCAATGTCCTGACGGGAGAACGCTACAAGATGGTCCCAAATGAAGTGAAGGATTACCTGCACGGAAAATACGGAAAGACACCGGTCCCGGTGAACGACAATTTCCGGCGCAGTATCATCGGGGATGATGCTGTCATCACGGATCGCCCGGCGGATCATCTGGAGCCGGAGTTCGCAAGATTGAAGGCGGAGTTGGGTGACTTGGCGCGTACGGACGAGGACGTATTGACTTATGCATTGTTCCCACAGGTCGGCAAAGCTTATCTGCAGGAAGTCTACTATCCAACCATTCCTGAAGAACAAGCAGAAATAAAAGCGCCATCTCAGGGTGAGACGGCGGAATCAGTTATTCGGATCCAAGCCCGCTACCGCAGTTAA
- a CDS encoding OadG family transporter subunit yields METFNLGDGLVVTVVAMIVVFAVLASLWFLVELVHKLVGEPAQAAIAPVHQEDDLQPVLLDPGVDEQRAKAAAIMALVAAYEAHPAKKFEIVDVTRIK; encoded by the coding sequence ATGGAAACATTCAATTTGGGAGATGGTCTGGTTGTCACGGTTGTTGCGATGATCGTTGTTTTTGCCGTACTGGCAAGCCTTTGGTTCTTGGTTGAACTGGTCCATAAATTAGTCGGGGAACCTGCACAGGCAGCTATAGCACCGGTTCACCAAGAAGATGATCTACAGCCCGTTCTGCTGGATCCGGGTGTGGATGAGCAACGGGCCAAAGCCGCGGCGATAATGGCATTGGTCGCCGCATATGAGGCTCATCCGGCTAAGAAGTTCGAGATCGTTGATGTAACGCGTATTAAATAA
- a CDS encoding biotin/lipoyl-containing protein: MKNYEIEIDGQVYHVKVRELPDDAVMTEQPKADSGRHVADSATQTEGKTMLAPMAGTILRILVKEGQRVKKGENLIVLEAMKMENEIVADEDGVIRSILVKANDSVESDQPLLIL, from the coding sequence ATGAAAAATTATGAGATCGAAATTGACGGGCAAGTTTATCATGTCAAAGTGAGGGAGTTGCCGGATGATGCAGTCATGACGGAGCAACCTAAGGCAGACAGCGGCAGACACGTTGCTGATTCTGCGACCCAAACAGAAGGGAAAACAATGTTGGCTCCTATGGCGGGCACCATCTTGCGCATCCTCGTCAAAGAGGGGCAACGGGTCAAAAAAGGCGAAAACCTCATCGTCCTCGAAGCCATGAAGATGGAAAATGAGATCGTTGCAGATGAGGATGGCGTCATCAGAAGTATTTTGGTGAAAGCAAATGACAGTGTCGAATCCGACCAACCATTGTTGATTCTCTAG
- a CDS encoding sodium ion-translocating decarboxylase subunit beta — translation MIQALTDLIRMSGLAHLTYKEIIMIIIACIFLYLAIKKGYEPYLLIPIAFGILLVNLPLAGLMTPPTESEPGGLIYYLYQGTNLGIYPPLIFLCLGAATDFGPLIANPKTLLLGGAAQFGIFAAFFGALALGMTPQEAASVGIIGGADGPTAIYLTTKLANHLLSVIALAAYSYMALVPLIQPPIMRLLTTEKERQTVMKQMRVVSKNERILFPIVTTIFVSLVVPSATALVGMLMLGNLIRESGQVPKLTETLQNAMMYTITVILGVTVGAKANGELFLSLTTIKIIVLGLFAFSIGTAAGVLMGKLMYKLTNGKVNPLIGAAGVSAVPMAARVVQKEGIKYNPSNYLLMHAMGPNVAGVIGSAVAAGVLLAFFG, via the coding sequence ATGATTCAAGCTCTGACTGATCTGATCCGGATGTCCGGATTGGCTCACCTTACGTATAAAGAAATCATTATGATCATCATTGCCTGCATTTTCCTTTATTTGGCCATCAAAAAGGGCTATGAGCCCTATTTGTTGATCCCGATTGCGTTCGGCATCCTGTTGGTGAATCTTCCGTTAGCCGGATTGATGACGCCGCCTACCGAAAGCGAACCGGGAGGGCTGATCTATTACCTCTACCAAGGTACTAATCTGGGCATCTATCCGCCGTTGATCTTCCTCTGTCTGGGGGCAGCGACCGATTTCGGGCCGCTCATCGCCAATCCGAAAACGTTGTTGTTGGGCGGGGCAGCACAGTTCGGCATCTTTGCGGCATTCTTCGGGGCCTTGGCCTTGGGGATGACGCCCCAGGAAGCCGCATCCGTCGGCATCATAGGTGGGGCGGACGGACCGACTGCCATCTATTTGACGACAAAATTGGCCAACCATCTCTTATCGGTCATCGCCCTGGCGGCCTATTCCTATATGGCCTTGGTTCCCCTTATCCAGCCGCCGATCATGCGCCTGTTGACGACCGAAAAAGAGCGGCAGACTGTCATGAAGCAGATGCGCGTAGTGTCCAAGAACGAGCGTATCCTGTTCCCGATCGTCACCACGATCTTCGTCAGCTTGGTCGTCCCATCAGCCACAGCGCTTGTGGGGATGCTGATGCTGGGTAATCTGATCCGGGAAAGCGGCCAGGTTCCGAAACTGACGGAAACGCTGCAGAATGCCATGATGTACACCATCACCGTCATCCTGGGCGTAACCGTCGGAGCCAAGGCGAACGGCGAGCTCTTCCTTTCACTGACCACGATAAAAATCATCGTACTTGGCCTTTTTGCTTTCTCAATCGGAACCGCAGCCGGCGTACTGATGGGAAAACTGATGTACAAACTGACGAACGGTAAAGTGAACCCGCTGATCGGTGCTGCCGGTGTTTCGGCCGTTCCGATGGCTGCGCGGGTCGTGCAGAAGGAAGGCATCAAATACAACCCTTCCAATTACTTGCTGATGCATGCGATGGGTCCGAATGTGGCAGGCGTCATCGGGTCGGCTGTGGCTGCAGGTGTCCTGTTGGCGTTCTTCGGCTGA
- a CDS encoding multicopper oxidase family protein — protein sequence MNKRTSLIVALVVSLTLLLFVSVNLFSTLFNDGESRTSVTTIDTDLNSSGNFSGMGHMMGADRATVLDESGQEMTALRLPELMEPDSESATEITYTVTAQAGETAFLEGEKTETLGYNGSYLGPVLVVHEGQEVHIKTENQLSEATSFHWHGVKLPSDMDGGPHHPVGPNETMQVDFTVKQEAATLWFHPHALGTTAEQVYAGLAGLIFVEDDNSDQLDLPKDYGVNDFPLIVQDRTFDVDNQFDYAGTYNPDGTYGDTLLINGTINPYVEVTNELVRLRLVNGSNARNYTFGLENGAVFNQIASDGGFLEQPVALKSVTLTPGERAEIIVDLSEYAEGDTVKLMDGDVTVLALNVTEETDKQTALPQTLNDIPEMVTEGAAVQQFTLSGMSFMVNINGNQFDMARIDIEQRLNETVIWEVRNAQDMMGSMVHPFHIHGVQFQVLSRDGVEPPQNEQGWKDTIAVYPGETVRLAVTFSEKGVFMYHCHILEHEDNGMMGQVSVQ from the coding sequence ATGAATAAAAGAACATCATTGATTGTCGCTTTGGTCGTTTCGCTAACTTTATTGCTGTTTGTATCGGTCAATCTTTTTTCGACGTTATTTAATGACGGGGAAAGCCGGACATCTGTGACGACTATCGATACAGATTTGAACAGTTCAGGGAATTTCAGCGGGATGGGGCATATGATGGGGGCAGATAGGGCTACAGTCTTGGACGAAAGCGGGCAGGAAATGACCGCGCTCCGGTTGCCGGAACTGATGGAACCTGATTCCGAATCCGCTACTGAAATCACTTATACGGTCACGGCTCAAGCAGGGGAGACTGCCTTCCTGGAAGGGGAAAAGACGGAGACGCTCGGCTACAACGGTTCCTATCTTGGCCCGGTTTTGGTTGTGCATGAAGGCCAAGAGGTGCATATCAAGACCGAAAACCAGTTGTCCGAAGCAACCTCTTTCCATTGGCACGGCGTGAAGCTCCCTTCTGATATGGATGGCGGGCCGCATCATCCGGTCGGACCGAATGAAACGATGCAAGTGGATTTCACGGTCAAACAGGAGGCGGCGACGTTGTGGTTCCACCCGCATGCCTTGGGAACGACTGCTGAACAAGTGTATGCCGGTTTGGCCGGATTGATTTTTGTCGAGGACGACAACTCCGATCAGCTTGATTTGCCGAAGGACTATGGGGTGAATGACTTTCCTTTGATTGTTCAGGACCGGACCTTCGATGTGGACAATCAATTTGATTACGCAGGGACTTACAATCCCGACGGTACCTATGGCGATACCTTGCTGATCAACGGGACCATCAATCCCTATGTGGAAGTCACAAATGAACTGGTCCGGTTGCGTCTGGTGAATGGCTCGAATGCCCGCAATTACACGTTTGGATTGGAAAATGGCGCGGTGTTCAATCAGATCGCCAGCGACGGCGGTTTCCTGGAGCAGCCGGTTGCGTTGAAATCTGTGACGTTGACGCCTGGTGAACGGGCGGAAATCATCGTGGACCTGAGCGAATACGCCGAAGGGGACACCGTGAAGCTGATGGATGGGGATGTAACAGTCCTTGCCCTGAACGTCACGGAAGAGACGGACAAGCAAACGGCGCTTCCGCAAACGTTGAACGATATTCCTGAAATGGTGACGGAAGGGGCGGCCGTCCAACAGTTCACGCTGAGCGGCATGTCCTTCATGGTCAACATCAACGGCAATCAGTTCGACATGGCTCGGATCGATATCGAACAACGCCTGAATGAAACAGTTATCTGGGAAGTCCGCAATGCGCAGGATATGATGGGCAGCATGGTTCACCCTTTCCACATCCATGGCGTCCAATTCCAGGTGCTCTCGCGTGATGGAGTAGAGCCGCCGCAGAACGAGCAAGGCTGGAAGGACACTATCGCCGTTTATCCCGGCGAAACGGTCCGGCTGGCGGTGACTTTTTCTGAGAAGGGAGTCTTCATGTATCATTGCCACATTTTGGAGCATGAGGATAATGGCATGATGGGTCAGGTCAGTGTACAATAA
- a CDS encoding response regulator transcription factor: MKVLIVDDEPNILDIVEAYLAAKKYQVYRAETGAEALEKFHAFHPDLIVLDLMLPDMAGGDVCAKIREESNVPIIMLTARSSEKDILSGLQIGADDYMVKPFSPKELVARVETVLRRAAPADAEEKWSFDGGELVIHPKTKQVFAQQQEVALTATEYELLTLLAKNPSRLFTREELLETVKGMDFEGLDRVIDTHIKNIRQKIEPEPKQPIYILTVRGSGYRFGGKR; the protein is encoded by the coding sequence ATGAAGGTTTTAATCGTCGATGATGAACCAAATATTTTGGATATCGTGGAGGCCTATCTGGCCGCCAAAAAATATCAAGTGTACCGTGCCGAGACCGGGGCGGAGGCATTGGAGAAATTTCATGCCTTCCATCCGGATCTGATTGTTTTGGATCTGATGCTGCCGGATATGGCAGGCGGCGATGTCTGCGCCAAAATCCGCGAAGAATCCAACGTTCCCATCATCATGCTGACGGCAAGGTCATCCGAAAAGGATATCTTGAGCGGCTTGCAGATCGGAGCGGATGATTACATGGTCAAGCCATTCAGCCCTAAGGAGCTGGTGGCGCGGGTCGAGACAGTTTTGAGGCGCGCTGCCCCAGCCGATGCTGAAGAAAAATGGAGCTTCGATGGCGGCGAATTGGTCATTCATCCCAAAACGAAGCAAGTTTTCGCGCAGCAGCAGGAAGTCGCATTGACGGCTACCGAATATGAACTGTTGACGTTATTGGCCAAGAATCCGAGCCGACTCTTCACGAGGGAAGAATTGCTGGAGACCGTAAAAGGGATGGATTTTGAAGGTTTGGATAGGGTCATCGATACGCATATCAAGAACATCAGGCAAAAGATAGAGCCGGAACCGAAACAGCCCATCTATATTCTGACTGTCCGGGGAAGCGGCTATCGGTTTGGAGGGAAACGATGA
- a CDS encoding cell wall metabolism sensor histidine kinase WalK has protein sequence MRRTISWQLIFSFLLFSIVIIGLFGWFSVRLLDSHFSEYVSERRTEEITGFTDEIEAVYAQQGGWDEAAVAVIGRQALQADIILKVYDSQGTLIWTPTAMEEQDNRQMMSSHMSQMNEMMGGTESEYTVTTVELNDGTRTIGSLAIGTMGTYFYTEHDVSFMSDIRNNLLIVALLAFALSLFFAVWIARKLSVPVFAVSRFTGEIAKGNYTEHPPKETNIVEIDALIRSVDSLSRQLDSQQEIRNRLSSDIAHEIRTPLTTLKGNLEAMLDGIWEPSSERLKICYDEVNRISRLIGNIDKINEMESNHEKLEFSRFDLQALSKKVATNFTAAAAKKNIILAVTGEPLMITADQDKISQVLTNLLANAIKFTPKQGNIHIETHLEGNQAVLKVSDDGIGIDPEDQEKIFERFYMTEPSRNSKSGGQGLGLAIVKSIIKKHNGTVRVASDIGKGATFTVAIPLDQKRL, from the coding sequence ATGAGGAGGACGATCAGTTGGCAGCTGATTTTTTCCTTCCTGCTCTTTTCAATCGTCATCATCGGGCTGTTCGGCTGGTTCAGCGTACGCTTATTGGACAGCCACTTCTCGGAATATGTCAGCGAACGGCGCACGGAAGAAATAACCGGTTTTACGGATGAAATCGAGGCGGTCTATGCCCAACAAGGCGGTTGGGACGAGGCTGCCGTAGCGGTCATCGGCAGACAGGCATTGCAGGCCGACATCATCCTGAAAGTCTATGATAGCCAAGGAACGCTGATCTGGACCCCCACTGCGATGGAGGAACAGGACAACCGCCAGATGATGTCCAGCCATATGTCGCAGATGAACGAGATGATGGGCGGGACAGAGAGCGAATATACGGTGACCACTGTTGAACTTAATGATGGTACCCGGACAATCGGCAGCTTGGCAATCGGAACGATGGGGACGTACTTCTATACGGAACATGATGTCTCATTCATGAGCGACATCCGCAACAATCTGCTGATCGTGGCGCTGCTGGCTTTCGCCTTGTCGCTTTTCTTCGCGGTCTGGATCGCCAGAAAGTTGAGCGTGCCGGTCTTTGCGGTGAGCCGCTTCACTGGAGAAATCGCCAAAGGCAACTACACGGAGCATCCGCCTAAGGAAACGAACATCGTCGAAATCGATGCGTTGATCCGTTCGGTGGACAGCCTATCCCGTCAACTGGACAGCCAACAGGAAATCCGGAACCGCCTTTCTTCCGATATTGCGCATGAAATCCGAACCCCGCTTACGACATTGAAAGGAAATCTGGAAGCGATGCTGGACGGCATTTGGGAGCCGAGCAGCGAGCGGTTGAAGATCTGCTATGATGAAGTGAACCGGATTTCCCGCCTGATCGGGAATATCGACAAAATCAACGAAATGGAAAGCAATCACGAAAAATTGGAATTCAGCCGTTTTGACCTGCAGGCTTTGAGCAAGAAAGTCGCGACGAACTTTACGGCTGCAGCCGCCAAAAAGAATATTATCTTGGCGGTAACCGGGGAGCCGCTGATGATAACGGCGGATCAGGACAAAATCAGCCAAGTGCTGACGAACCTTTTGGCTAATGCGATCAAGTTCACTCCGAAGCAAGGGAATATCCATATCGAAACTCATCTGGAGGGTAACCAAGCGGTGCTGAAAGTGTCCGATGACGGCATCGGCATCGATCCGGAAGACCAGGAAAAGATTTTCGAGCGCTTCTATATGACGGAGCCATCGCGCAACAGCAAATCCGGAGGGCAAGGGCTCGGTCTAGCCATCGTCAAAAGTATCATCAAGAAGCACAACGGGACTGTGCGGGTTGCCAGCGATATCGGCAAGGGAGCCACGTTCACGGTTGCCATTCCGTTGGATCAGAAGAGGCTATGA
- a CDS encoding SHOCT domain-containing protein, producing the protein MGGMMFMGIFWIALFILVIYLASRLLNDRSGKASSTDESALDILKKELAKGNITEEEFDRKKKLL; encoded by the coding sequence ATGGGCGGCATGATGTTTATGGGAATTTTCTGGATTGCTTTGTTCATACTCGTCATTTACTTGGCAAGCAGGCTTTTGAACGATAGATCAGGCAAAGCTTCTTCAACGGACGAGTCCGCTTTGGATATCCTGAAAAAAGAATTGGCTAAAGGGAACATTACCGAGGAAGAGTTCGATCGCAAGAAGAAACTGTTGTAA